Proteins from a genomic interval of Oncorhynchus nerka isolate Pitt River linkage group LG13, Oner_Uvic_2.0, whole genome shotgun sequence:
- the LOC115139861 gene encoding FK506-binding protein 15-like isoform X3: MEIFCHLLEAQSWHHFLDWTKQQVRGMNLFNIQPLNSPGRLQIQVLLLRNLRSLRVLLQYYWLQLSMLSNILTGIIRNKENWELQSWVTKQQKSQQKQVTAAKIHVGFIFTVQPNNYCTFYDDQRQNWSLMFDTEKAAVDFCKEVCLAKVNSAPSLDMVVVQDLTLGEGQEVETGDSLEVTYTGWLLQNHAVGQVFDSNLNKDKLLRLKLGAGKVIKGWEEGMVGMRKSGRRLIVIPPSLGYGSQGVANRIPADSTLIFEAELRRVKLAKDSGSDRASAGSRDSAASSPVPCVENLGPYLPAGPTLLCATSPGRPGEPPLRAKSNSISEQLTNPDATKAKLISRMAKMGQPMLPFMAGPSSQPDSSDSEMEDPRVKERPAAPSPVQISTALQAPVQVLSHPHGASPSALMSVAMTAAAPQPVMSGSTHAFQPYAYPQSSMSPSQLQPMGQMFPTQAVPYMGGTGEVTSFLMAEARQHNSEIRLAVGKVADKVDQLASKVDDLQRQGGHSLAVPSVTMETAMIMRNIQRIIQENESLKKDVYEKSSRIEEQNRKIGELINQNQRYMEQSNLLMEQRNDSLKSSSEHNQARTLQAEQDKVRLTEELATCTSRVSQLQQEATSHQQRAAELQNKLTSALQDGDTHCTRISSLETQLEELKETAERGQAQYRTEKQKCKGMALRVNNMEEELQDLKTDKDCMERMVSDRKRKWQAERQRCDEEMEELRRSSQQDMESLRTQLRKARTSTGQAASEQLAQLQAELEEEWKGKCEQALASAKEQQGREMAELAEQRDILEQRLTQLQEKFSALKQSRDSEEQCLLQQQGQDEEQQVLQEKYSGLEEQWSAVRQKLEGRVAELERRLAEQGGQADSAGQDTAGEVKRVMNGVFHSLRGEFDLQETYTGSTVLGVIVNTIKSVTLQLLNGTERRSSHLREEEEEVDSDVRHREERPAQDAHVNGKEEEEEQMTEPEQLSESSVQREGDPRDVQERAHLEAVPETKKPTRVEPEADIHTDPEHQPLSTQPQPPSPQPQGEITTEPSEPTGINLEENLPSEIGQKTQSEGGISSPEVKKVSGTIEGPLGELKRTSSKATGPQTQLPPPPSPLYDSPGKVTSLTEGVGEENGKETFFLSTAPTKPPPTEEEDDELSLKGQPPPAPLFGDEEDEDDDLDWLG, encoded by the exons CGCAAAGCTGGCATCACTTTTTGGACTGGACCAAGCAGCAAGTCAGGGGAATGAATCTTTTCAATATACAGCCCCTAAACAGCCCAGGAAGACTTCAAATCCAG GTCCTCCTGCTCAGAAACCTGCGTTCCCTCCGGGTGCTCCTGCAGTACTATTGGCTACAGCTATCCATGCTTTCAAATA TCTTAACGGGCATTATCAGAAACAAGGAAAACTGGGAGCTGCAGTCCTGGGTAACCAAACAACAAAAGAG TCAGCAGAAACAAGTGACTGCGGCCAAGATTCATGTTGGCTTCATCTTTACG GTTCAGCCCAACAACTACTGCACTTTTTATGATGACCAGCGCCAGAACTGGTCCCTGATGTTTGACACAGAGAAGGCTGCTGTAGACTTTTGTAAAGAG GTGTGTTTGGCAAAAGTGAACAGCGCCCCCTCCTTAGATATGGTGGTGGTGCAGGACCTGACACTAGGGGAGGGACAGGAAGTTGAGACTGGAGACTCCCTGGAGGTGACATACACAGGCTGGCTCCTACAGAACCATGCCGTCGGACAG GTGTTTGACTCCAACCTGAACAAAGACAAGCTGCTCCGACTGAAACTTGGCGCTGGAAAAGTGATTAAG GGCTGGGAGGAGGGCATGGTGGGTATGAGGAAGTCAGGCCGGCGTCTCATAGTGATCCCTCCCAGTCTGGGCTATGGCTCCCAGGGAGTAGCCAACCGCATCCCAGCAGACAGCACACTCATCTTTGAGGCAGAGCTACGACGG GTGAAGTTGGCGAAAGACAGTGGGTCTGACCGTGCCAGTGCTGGGTCTCGGGACTCTGCTGCCTCTTCACCTGTCCCCTGTGTGGAGAACCTGGGTCCCTACCTCCCTGCAGGGCCCACTCTGCTCTGTGCTACAAGCCCCGGGAGACCAGG GGAACCACCACTTCGGGCAAAGTCGAATTCCATCAGTGAACAGTTGACA AATCCAGACGCCACCAAAGCCAAGCTGATATCTCGCATGGCCAAGATGGGTCAGCCCATGTTGCCCTTCATGGCAGGGCCCTCCTCCCAGCCAGACTCCAGCGACTCAGAAATGGAG GACCCCAGAGTGAAGGAGCGTCCTGCTGCTCCTTCTCCTGTACAGATCTCCACTGCCCTCCAAGCTCCAGTGCAAG TGCTTTCTCACCCTCACGGGGCATCGCCCTCTGCCTTGATGTCTGTTGCTATGACAGCTGCTGCTCCGCAGCCTGTGATGTCAGGCTCAACCCATGCCTTTCAG CCTTACGCCTACCCACAGTCCTCTATGTCTCCCTCTCAACTTCAACCAATGGGCCAGATGTTCCCCACCCAGGCAGTACCATACATGGGAGGCACAGGCGAGGTCACTTCCTTCCTTATGGCTGAAGCTCGGCAGCATAACTCTGAGATCCGATTGGCTGTTGGCAAAGTGGCAGATAAAGTGGACCAGCTGGCTTCAAAG GTTGACGACCTTCAGAGGCAAGGAGGCCACTCATTGGCTGTGCCCAGTGTCACTATGGAAACCGCCATGATTATGCGCAACATCCAAAGAATCATTCAG GAAAATGAATCTTTAAAGAAGGACGTGTACGAGAAGAGCTCACGTATAGAGGAGCAGAACCGCAAGATCGGGGAGCTCATCAACCAGAACCAGAG GTACATGGAGCAGAGTAACCTGCTGATGGAGCAGAGGAATGACTCCCTAAAGTCCTCAAGTGAACACAACCAGGCCCGGACGCTGCAGGCTGAGCAGGACAAG GTACGTCTGACAGAGGAGCTGGCCACGTGCACATCACGGGTGTCCCAGCTGCAGCAGGAGGCCACGTCTCACCAGCAGAGGGCTGCAGAGCTGCAGAACAAACTGACCTCTGCCCTGCAGGATGGCGACACACACTGCACACGCATCTCCTCCCTAGAGACCCAACTGGAAG agctgaaggagactgcagagagaggacaggctCAGTACCGCACAGAGAAGCAGAAATGCAAAGGGATGGCTCTCCGGGTGAACAACATGGAGGAGGAGCTGCAGGACCTGAAGACTGACAAAGACTGTATGGAACGA ATGGTGTCGGACAGGAAGAGGAAgtggcaggcagagaggcagcggtgtgatgaggagatggaggagcTGAGGAGGAGCAGCCAGCAGGACATGGAAAGTCTGAGGACACAGCTCCGCAAGGCCAGGACCAGCACTGGCCAGGCAGCCTCAGAACAG CTAGCCCAACTGCAAGCAGAGCTGGAGGAGGAGTGGAAGGGGAAGTGTGAGCAGGCGTTGGCCTCGGCCAAGGAGCAGCAGGGGCGTGAGATGGCCGAACTGGCAGAGCAAAGAGACATACTGGAGCAGAGACTGACCCAGCTACAGGAAAAG TTTTCGGCTCTGAAGCAGTCCAGGGACTCAGAAGAGCAGTGCTTGTTGCAGCAGCAGGGACAGGACGAAGAGCAGCAGGTCCTACAAGAAAAG tatTCAGGCCTGGAGGAGCAGTGGTCAGCTGTGAGACAGAAGCTGGAGGGGCGAGTGGCTGAGCTGGAAAGGAGGCTGGCAGAGCAAGGGGGCCAAGCGGACAGTGCAGGACAGGACACTGCAGGGGAG GTGAAGCGTGTAATGAATGGAGTGTTTCACTCTCTGAGGGGGGAGTTTGACCTACAGGAGACTTACACAGGCAGCACTGTGCTCGGTGTAATCGTCAACACCATAAAG AGTGTTACCTTGCAACTGCTCAATGGTACCGAGAGACGTTCGTCCCATctgagggaagaagaagaagaagtggacAGTGATGTGAGGcatagagaggagagaccagctcAGGATGCTCATGTGAATgggaaggaagaagaggaggagcagATGACCGAGCCTGAGCAGCTTAGTGAGTCCTctgtacagagggagggagaccccAGAGATGTGCAGGAGAGGGCTCACCTTGAGGCAGTACCAGAGACGAAGAAACCGACTCGAGTGGAGCCAGAGGCAGACATCCACACGGATCCAGAGCACCAACCACTCTCAACCCAGCCACAACCACCATCTCCCCAACCACAGGGAGAGATTACCACAGAGCCTTCTGAACCCACTGGCATAAACCTTGAGGAGAATCTGCCCTCTGAGATAGGACAGAAAACTCAGTCCGAAGGTGGCATAAGTAGCCCAGAGGTGAAGAAAGTGAGTGGGACTATTGAGGGTCCCCTGGGTGAACTGAAAAGAACTAGCTCCAAAGCCACAGGTCCTCAAACCCAGCTTCCACCTCCACCAAGCCCCCTGTATGATAGTCCTGGGAAAGTAACAAG TCTGACTGAGGGAGTAGGAGAGGAAAATGGGAAGGAGACATTTTTCCTGAGCACAGCCCCAACCAAACCCCCACCcacggaggaggaggatgatgagctG AGCTTGAAGGGGCAACCTCCCCCAGCCCCTCTGTTTGGCGACGAAGAGGATGAAGATGATGATCTTGACTGGCTGGGATGA
- the LOC115139861 gene encoding FK506-binding protein 15-like isoform X6 produces the protein MFAPDDEDGDFLSPTGGAKLASLFGLDQAASQGNESFQYTAPKQPRKTSNPGPPAQKPAFPPGAPAVLLATAIHAFKYLNGHYQKQGKLGAAVLGNQTTKEYKLLLYISQQKQVTAAKIHVGFIFTVQPNNYCTFYDDQRQNWSLMFDTEKAAVDFCKEVCLAKVNSAPSLDMVVVQDLTLGEGQEVETGDSLEVTYTGWLLQNHAVGQVFDSNLNKDKLLRLKLGAGKVIKVKLAKDSGSDRASAGSRDSAASSPVPCVENLGPYLPAGPTLLCATSPGRPGEPPLRAKSNSISEQLTNPDATKAKLISRMAKMGQPMLPFMAGPSSQPDSSDSEMEDPRVKERPAAPSPVQISTALQAPVQVLSHPHGASPSALMSVAMTAAAPQPVMSGSTHAFQPYAYPQSSMSPSQLQPMGQMFPTQAVPYMGGTGEVTSFLMAEARQHNSEIRLAVGKVADKVDQLASKVDDLQRQGGHSLAVPSVTMETAMIMRNIQRIIQENESLKKDVYEKSSRIEEQNRKIGELINQNQRYMEQSNLLMEQRNDSLKSSSEHNQARTLQAEQDKVRLTEELATCTSRVSQLQQEATSHQQRAAELQNKLTSALQDGDTHCTRISSLETQLEELKETAERGQAQYRTEKQKCKGMALRVNNMEEELQDLKTDKDCMERMVSDRKRKWQAERQRCDEEMEELRRSSQQDMESLRTQLRKARTSTGQAASEQLAQLQAELEEEWKGKCEQALASAKEQQGREMAELAEQRDILEQRLTQLQEKFSALKQSRDSEEQCLLQQQGQDEEQQVLQEKYSGLEEQWSAVRQKLEGRVAELERRLAEQGGQADSAGQDTAGEVKRVMNGVFHSLRGEFDLQETYTGSTVLGVIVNTIKSVTLQLLNGTERRSSHLREEEEEVDSDVRHREERPAQDAHVNGKEEEEEQMTEPEQLSESSVQREGDPRDVQERAHLEAVPETKKPTRVEPEADIHTDPEHQPLSTQPQPPSPQPQGEITTEPSEPTGINLEENLPSEIGQKTQSEGGISSPEVKKVSGTIEGPLGELKRTSSKATGPQTQLPPPPSPLYDSPGKVTSLTEGVGEENGKETFFLSTAPTKPPPTEEEDDELSLKGQPPPAPLFGDEEDEDDDLDWLG, from the exons CGCAAAGCTGGCATCACTTTTTGGACTGGACCAAGCAGCAAGTCAGGGGAATGAATCTTTTCAATATACAGCCCCTAAACAGCCCAGGAAGACTTCAAATCCAG GTCCTCCTGCTCAGAAACCTGCGTTCCCTCCGGGTGCTCCTGCAGTACTATTGGCTACAGCTATCCATGCTTTCAAATA TCTTAACGGGCATTATCAGAAACAAGGAAAACTGGGAGCTGCAGTCCTGGGTAACCAAACAACAAAAGAG TACAAACTCTTGCTTTACATCAGTCAGCAGAAACAAGTGACTGCGGCCAAGATTCATGTTGGCTTCATCTTTACG GTTCAGCCCAACAACTACTGCACTTTTTATGATGACCAGCGCCAGAACTGGTCCCTGATGTTTGACACAGAGAAGGCTGCTGTAGACTTTTGTAAAGAG GTGTGTTTGGCAAAAGTGAACAGCGCCCCCTCCTTAGATATGGTGGTGGTGCAGGACCTGACACTAGGGGAGGGACAGGAAGTTGAGACTGGAGACTCCCTGGAGGTGACATACACAGGCTGGCTCCTACAGAACCATGCCGTCGGACAG GTGTTTGACTCCAACCTGAACAAAGACAAGCTGCTCCGACTGAAACTTGGCGCTGGAAAAGTGATTAAG GTGAAGTTGGCGAAAGACAGTGGGTCTGACCGTGCCAGTGCTGGGTCTCGGGACTCTGCTGCCTCTTCACCTGTCCCCTGTGTGGAGAACCTGGGTCCCTACCTCCCTGCAGGGCCCACTCTGCTCTGTGCTACAAGCCCCGGGAGACCAGG GGAACCACCACTTCGGGCAAAGTCGAATTCCATCAGTGAACAGTTGACA AATCCAGACGCCACCAAAGCCAAGCTGATATCTCGCATGGCCAAGATGGGTCAGCCCATGTTGCCCTTCATGGCAGGGCCCTCCTCCCAGCCAGACTCCAGCGACTCAGAAATGGAG GACCCCAGAGTGAAGGAGCGTCCTGCTGCTCCTTCTCCTGTACAGATCTCCACTGCCCTCCAAGCTCCAGTGCAAG TGCTTTCTCACCCTCACGGGGCATCGCCCTCTGCCTTGATGTCTGTTGCTATGACAGCTGCTGCTCCGCAGCCTGTGATGTCAGGCTCAACCCATGCCTTTCAG CCTTACGCCTACCCACAGTCCTCTATGTCTCCCTCTCAACTTCAACCAATGGGCCAGATGTTCCCCACCCAGGCAGTACCATACATGGGAGGCACAGGCGAGGTCACTTCCTTCCTTATGGCTGAAGCTCGGCAGCATAACTCTGAGATCCGATTGGCTGTTGGCAAAGTGGCAGATAAAGTGGACCAGCTGGCTTCAAAG GTTGACGACCTTCAGAGGCAAGGAGGCCACTCATTGGCTGTGCCCAGTGTCACTATGGAAACCGCCATGATTATGCGCAACATCCAAAGAATCATTCAG GAAAATGAATCTTTAAAGAAGGACGTGTACGAGAAGAGCTCACGTATAGAGGAGCAGAACCGCAAGATCGGGGAGCTCATCAACCAGAACCAGAG GTACATGGAGCAGAGTAACCTGCTGATGGAGCAGAGGAATGACTCCCTAAAGTCCTCAAGTGAACACAACCAGGCCCGGACGCTGCAGGCTGAGCAGGACAAG GTACGTCTGACAGAGGAGCTGGCCACGTGCACATCACGGGTGTCCCAGCTGCAGCAGGAGGCCACGTCTCACCAGCAGAGGGCTGCAGAGCTGCAGAACAAACTGACCTCTGCCCTGCAGGATGGCGACACACACTGCACACGCATCTCCTCCCTAGAGACCCAACTGGAAG agctgaaggagactgcagagagaggacaggctCAGTACCGCACAGAGAAGCAGAAATGCAAAGGGATGGCTCTCCGGGTGAACAACATGGAGGAGGAGCTGCAGGACCTGAAGACTGACAAAGACTGTATGGAACGA ATGGTGTCGGACAGGAAGAGGAAgtggcaggcagagaggcagcggtgtgatgaggagatggaggagcTGAGGAGGAGCAGCCAGCAGGACATGGAAAGTCTGAGGACACAGCTCCGCAAGGCCAGGACCAGCACTGGCCAGGCAGCCTCAGAACAG CTAGCCCAACTGCAAGCAGAGCTGGAGGAGGAGTGGAAGGGGAAGTGTGAGCAGGCGTTGGCCTCGGCCAAGGAGCAGCAGGGGCGTGAGATGGCCGAACTGGCAGAGCAAAGAGACATACTGGAGCAGAGACTGACCCAGCTACAGGAAAAG TTTTCGGCTCTGAAGCAGTCCAGGGACTCAGAAGAGCAGTGCTTGTTGCAGCAGCAGGGACAGGACGAAGAGCAGCAGGTCCTACAAGAAAAG tatTCAGGCCTGGAGGAGCAGTGGTCAGCTGTGAGACAGAAGCTGGAGGGGCGAGTGGCTGAGCTGGAAAGGAGGCTGGCAGAGCAAGGGGGCCAAGCGGACAGTGCAGGACAGGACACTGCAGGGGAG GTGAAGCGTGTAATGAATGGAGTGTTTCACTCTCTGAGGGGGGAGTTTGACCTACAGGAGACTTACACAGGCAGCACTGTGCTCGGTGTAATCGTCAACACCATAAAG AGTGTTACCTTGCAACTGCTCAATGGTACCGAGAGACGTTCGTCCCATctgagggaagaagaagaagaagtggacAGTGATGTGAGGcatagagaggagagaccagctcAGGATGCTCATGTGAATgggaaggaagaagaggaggagcagATGACCGAGCCTGAGCAGCTTAGTGAGTCCTctgtacagagggagggagaccccAGAGATGTGCAGGAGAGGGCTCACCTTGAGGCAGTACCAGAGACGAAGAAACCGACTCGAGTGGAGCCAGAGGCAGACATCCACACGGATCCAGAGCACCAACCACTCTCAACCCAGCCACAACCACCATCTCCCCAACCACAGGGAGAGATTACCACAGAGCCTTCTGAACCCACTGGCATAAACCTTGAGGAGAATCTGCCCTCTGAGATAGGACAGAAAACTCAGTCCGAAGGTGGCATAAGTAGCCCAGAGGTGAAGAAAGTGAGTGGGACTATTGAGGGTCCCCTGGGTGAACTGAAAAGAACTAGCTCCAAAGCCACAGGTCCTCAAACCCAGCTTCCACCTCCACCAAGCCCCCTGTATGATAGTCCTGGGAAAGTAACAAG TCTGACTGAGGGAGTAGGAGAGGAAAATGGGAAGGAGACATTTTTCCTGAGCACAGCCCCAACCAAACCCCCACCcacggaggaggaggatgatgagctG AGCTTGAAGGGGCAACCTCCCCCAGCCCCTCTGTTTGGCGACGAAGAGGATGAAGATGATGATCTTGACTGGCTGGGATGA
- the LOC115139861 gene encoding FK506-binding protein 15-like isoform X7: MFAPDDEDGDFLSPTGGAKLASLFGLDQAASQGNESFQYTAPKQPRKTSNPGPPAQKPAFPPGAPAVLLATAIHAFKYLNGHYQKQGKLGAAVLGNQTTKEYKLLLYISQQKQVTAAKIHVGFIFTVQPNNYCTFYDDQRQNWSLMFDTEKAAVDFCKEVCLAKVNSAPSLDMVVVQDLTLGEGQEVETGDSLEVTYTGWLLQNHAVGQVFDSNLNKDKLLRLKLGAGKVIKGWEEGMVGMRKSGRRLIVIPPSLGYGSQGVANRIPADSTLIFEAELRRVKLAKDSGSDRASAGSRDSAASSPVPCVENLGPYLPAGPTLLCATSPGRPGEPPLRAKSNSISEQLTNPDATKAKLISRMAKMGQPMLPFMAGPSSQPDSSDSEMEDPRVKERPAAPSPVQISTALQAPVQVLSHPHGASPSALMSVAMTAAAPQPVMSGSTHAFQPYAYPQSSMSPSQLQPMGQMFPTQAVPYMGGTGEVTSFLMAEARQHNSEIRLAVGKVADKVDQLASKVDDLQRQGGHSLAVPSVTMETAMIMRNIQRIIQENESLKKDVYEKSSRIEEQNRKIGELINQNQRYMEQSNLLMEQRNDSLKSSSEHNQARTLQAEQDKVRLTEELATCTSRVSQLQQEATSHQQRAAELQNKLTSALQDGDTHCTRISSLETQLEELKETAERGQAQYRTEKQKCKGMALRVNNMEEELQDLKTDKDCMERMVSDRKRKWQAERQRCDEEMEELRRSSQQDMESLRTQLRKARTSTGQAASEQLAQLQAELEEEWKGKCEQALASAKEQQGREMAELAEQRDILEQRLTQLQEKFSALKQSRDSEEQCLLQQQGQDEEQQVLQEKYSGLEEQWSAVRQKLEGRVAELERRLAEQGGQADSAGQDTAGEVKRVMNGVFHSLRGEFDLQETYTGSTVLGVIVNTIKSVTLQLLNGTERRSSHLREEEEEVDSDVRHREERPAQDAHVNGKEEEEEQMTEPEQLSESSVQREGDPRDVQERAHLEAVPETKKPTRVEPEADIHTDPEHQPLSTQPQPPSPQPQGEITTEPSEPTGINLEENLPSEIGQKTQSEGGISSPEVKKVSGTIEGPLGELKRTSSKATGPQTQLPPPPSPLYDSPGKVTRA; the protein is encoded by the exons CGCAAAGCTGGCATCACTTTTTGGACTGGACCAAGCAGCAAGTCAGGGGAATGAATCTTTTCAATATACAGCCCCTAAACAGCCCAGGAAGACTTCAAATCCAG GTCCTCCTGCTCAGAAACCTGCGTTCCCTCCGGGTGCTCCTGCAGTACTATTGGCTACAGCTATCCATGCTTTCAAATA TCTTAACGGGCATTATCAGAAACAAGGAAAACTGGGAGCTGCAGTCCTGGGTAACCAAACAACAAAAGAG TACAAACTCTTGCTTTACATCAGTCAGCAGAAACAAGTGACTGCGGCCAAGATTCATGTTGGCTTCATCTTTACG GTTCAGCCCAACAACTACTGCACTTTTTATGATGACCAGCGCCAGAACTGGTCCCTGATGTTTGACACAGAGAAGGCTGCTGTAGACTTTTGTAAAGAG GTGTGTTTGGCAAAAGTGAACAGCGCCCCCTCCTTAGATATGGTGGTGGTGCAGGACCTGACACTAGGGGAGGGACAGGAAGTTGAGACTGGAGACTCCCTGGAGGTGACATACACAGGCTGGCTCCTACAGAACCATGCCGTCGGACAG GTGTTTGACTCCAACCTGAACAAAGACAAGCTGCTCCGACTGAAACTTGGCGCTGGAAAAGTGATTAAG GGCTGGGAGGAGGGCATGGTGGGTATGAGGAAGTCAGGCCGGCGTCTCATAGTGATCCCTCCCAGTCTGGGCTATGGCTCCCAGGGAGTAGCCAACCGCATCCCAGCAGACAGCACACTCATCTTTGAGGCAGAGCTACGACGG GTGAAGTTGGCGAAAGACAGTGGGTCTGACCGTGCCAGTGCTGGGTCTCGGGACTCTGCTGCCTCTTCACCTGTCCCCTGTGTGGAGAACCTGGGTCCCTACCTCCCTGCAGGGCCCACTCTGCTCTGTGCTACAAGCCCCGGGAGACCAGG GGAACCACCACTTCGGGCAAAGTCGAATTCCATCAGTGAACAGTTGACA AATCCAGACGCCACCAAAGCCAAGCTGATATCTCGCATGGCCAAGATGGGTCAGCCCATGTTGCCCTTCATGGCAGGGCCCTCCTCCCAGCCAGACTCCAGCGACTCAGAAATGGAG GACCCCAGAGTGAAGGAGCGTCCTGCTGCTCCTTCTCCTGTACAGATCTCCACTGCCCTCCAAGCTCCAGTGCAAG TGCTTTCTCACCCTCACGGGGCATCGCCCTCTGCCTTGATGTCTGTTGCTATGACAGCTGCTGCTCCGCAGCCTGTGATGTCAGGCTCAACCCATGCCTTTCAG CCTTACGCCTACCCACAGTCCTCTATGTCTCCCTCTCAACTTCAACCAATGGGCCAGATGTTCCCCACCCAGGCAGTACCATACATGGGAGGCACAGGCGAGGTCACTTCCTTCCTTATGGCTGAAGCTCGGCAGCATAACTCTGAGATCCGATTGGCTGTTGGCAAAGTGGCAGATAAAGTGGACCAGCTGGCTTCAAAG GTTGACGACCTTCAGAGGCAAGGAGGCCACTCATTGGCTGTGCCCAGTGTCACTATGGAAACCGCCATGATTATGCGCAACATCCAAAGAATCATTCAG GAAAATGAATCTTTAAAGAAGGACGTGTACGAGAAGAGCTCACGTATAGAGGAGCAGAACCGCAAGATCGGGGAGCTCATCAACCAGAACCAGAG GTACATGGAGCAGAGTAACCTGCTGATGGAGCAGAGGAATGACTCCCTAAAGTCCTCAAGTGAACACAACCAGGCCCGGACGCTGCAGGCTGAGCAGGACAAG GTACGTCTGACAGAGGAGCTGGCCACGTGCACATCACGGGTGTCCCAGCTGCAGCAGGAGGCCACGTCTCACCAGCAGAGGGCTGCAGAGCTGCAGAACAAACTGACCTCTGCCCTGCAGGATGGCGACACACACTGCACACGCATCTCCTCCCTAGAGACCCAACTGGAAG agctgaaggagactgcagagagaggacaggctCAGTACCGCACAGAGAAGCAGAAATGCAAAGGGATGGCTCTCCGGGTGAACAACATGGAGGAGGAGCTGCAGGACCTGAAGACTGACAAAGACTGTATGGAACGA ATGGTGTCGGACAGGAAGAGGAAgtggcaggcagagaggcagcggtgtgatgaggagatggaggagcTGAGGAGGAGCAGCCAGCAGGACATGGAAAGTCTGAGGACACAGCTCCGCAAGGCCAGGACCAGCACTGGCCAGGCAGCCTCAGAACAG CTAGCCCAACTGCAAGCAGAGCTGGAGGAGGAGTGGAAGGGGAAGTGTGAGCAGGCGTTGGCCTCGGCCAAGGAGCAGCAGGGGCGTGAGATGGCCGAACTGGCAGAGCAAAGAGACATACTGGAGCAGAGACTGACCCAGCTACAGGAAAAG TTTTCGGCTCTGAAGCAGTCCAGGGACTCAGAAGAGCAGTGCTTGTTGCAGCAGCAGGGACAGGACGAAGAGCAGCAGGTCCTACAAGAAAAG tatTCAGGCCTGGAGGAGCAGTGGTCAGCTGTGAGACAGAAGCTGGAGGGGCGAGTGGCTGAGCTGGAAAGGAGGCTGGCAGAGCAAGGGGGCCAAGCGGACAGTGCAGGACAGGACACTGCAGGGGAG GTGAAGCGTGTAATGAATGGAGTGTTTCACTCTCTGAGGGGGGAGTTTGACCTACAGGAGACTTACACAGGCAGCACTGTGCTCGGTGTAATCGTCAACACCATAAAG AGTGTTACCTTGCAACTGCTCAATGGTACCGAGAGACGTTCGTCCCATctgagggaagaagaagaagaagtggacAGTGATGTGAGGcatagagaggagagaccagctcAGGATGCTCATGTGAATgggaaggaagaagaggaggagcagATGACCGAGCCTGAGCAGCTTAGTGAGTCCTctgtacagagggagggagaccccAGAGATGTGCAGGAGAGGGCTCACCTTGAGGCAGTACCAGAGACGAAGAAACCGACTCGAGTGGAGCCAGAGGCAGACATCCACACGGATCCAGAGCACCAACCACTCTCAACCCAGCCACAACCACCATCTCCCCAACCACAGGGAGAGATTACCACAGAGCCTTCTGAACCCACTGGCATAAACCTTGAGGAGAATCTGCCCTCTGAGATAGGACAGAAAACTCAGTCCGAAGGTGGCATAAGTAGCCCAGAGGTGAAGAAAGTGAGTGGGACTATTGAGGGTCCCCTGGGTGAACTGAAAAGAACTAGCTCCAAAGCCACAGGTCCTCAAACCCAGCTTCCACCTCCACCAAGCCCCCTGTATGATAGTCCTGGGAAAGTAACAAG AGCTTGA